CTGGCCGAATATGGCCTCAAGCACGGACCGGGCCTGGGGGTCGGCAAAACCCTGGACAGGCTGGTCCGCCAAAAACTCATTTGCCGGGACATGATCCTGGCCGCGCGCATCCTAACCTCGGCCGCCGCCGACGCGCGCATGGGCGGAGTCAAATTGCCGGCCATGAGTTCGGCCGGCAGTGGCAACCACGGCCTGACCGCCATCCTGCCCATCTGGGCCATCCGGGATTTCATCGATTGCGATGATCGCACGGTGCTTGAAGCCATTGCCCTGAGCCATCTGGTCACGGCCTACATCAAGGCCCATACCGGACGCCTTTCCGCCATCTGCGGCTGCTCCGTGGCTGCCGGAGCCGGGGCCAGCGCCGGCGTGACCTACCTTCTGGGCGGCGGCGCCGCGCATATCGCCGGGGCCATCAAGAACATCACCGAGGATCTGGCCGGAGTCATCTGCGACGGGGCCAAGGCCGGATGCGCCCTGAAACTGGCCACCGCGGCCGGTGCGTCCGTGCAGGCGGCTCTTTTTTCCCTGCAGGGAATCAATGTCATGGCCACGGACGGAATCATCGGCGCCTCGCCCGAGCAAACCATGCGCAACATCGGCACCCTGAGCACCGAAGGCATGATCGAAACCGACCGGACCATCCTCAAAATCATGCTCGCCAAACGTTTTTCCGGCGTCTGATCCGGAAATTTACAAGGAGAACACATCCATGAATATATGCATTGTCGGAACGGGCTATGTCGGCCTGGTCTCCGCCGCCTGCTTCGCGGAGATGGGCAACACCGTGGCCTGCGTGGACATCAACCCCGACGTGGTCGCCCGCCTGAAAAAAGGCGAGGTCCACATCTACGAACCCGGCCTGGACGTCATGGTCCGCCGCAACACCCAGGAAGGCCGCCTGACCTTCACCACGGACCTGGCCGAGGGCATGAAGGACAGCCTCTTCGTCTTCTGCTGCGTGGGCACGCCCGAGGGCGAGGACGGCACGGCCGACCTGCGCTACGTCAAGCAGGTGGCCGCCAGCGTGGGCCAGACCATGACCGGCTACACCATCTTCGTCGACAAATCGACGGTGCCGGTGGGCACGGCCGACGCGG
The sequence above is a segment of the Deltaproteobacteria bacterium genome. Coding sequences within it:
- a CDS encoding serine dehydratase subunit alpha family protein, producing MSFSVKDILRLQVAPALGCTEPVAVALAAAAAKAALPERPGRIDIWVDPNIYKNGLAVIIPGTGGLSGLDLAAALGAFGGDPALGLEVLEPLDDAAVLEARDFVRDGKVEIHLLEDHRGLFIRAVVTGGAHSAEAVIRDMHDNVTSLRLDDTDVPAARDARPIPASDMPRLEAWIKTLSLDDLLHLLDDLDNEDREFLMEGVRTNLRLAEYGLKHGPGLGVGKTLDRLVRQKLICRDMILAARILTSAAADARMGGVKLPAMSSAGSGNHGLTAILPIWAIRDFIDCDDRTVLEAIALSHLVTAYIKAHTGRLSAICGCSVAAGAGASAGVTYLLGGGAAHIAGAIKNITEDLAGVICDGAKAGCALKLATAAGASVQAALFSLQGINVMATDGIIGASPEQTMRNIGTLSTEGMIETDRTILKIMLAKRFSGV